Proteins from a single region of Anastrepha ludens isolate Willacy chromosome 5, idAnaLude1.1, whole genome shotgun sequence:
- the LOC128865042 gene encoding guanine nucleotide exchange factor MSS4 homolog: MTDEAQIPEQILNDKNKHSVRCNYCYSLILKPQLGEYVEHEFELPLMQQKHLKDAEIIETEMLNNFWRVDDIFTFENIGFSNTVDNRKFLICADCEMGPVGYHEIANKKCYVALKRVRHGSEPDAVMEPEADKEEDDV, from the exons aTGACGGATGAAGCACAAATTCCTGAGCAGATATTAAACGATAAAAACAAGCATAGCGTACGATGTAATTATTGTTACTCACTAATTCTTAAACCACAACTCGGGGAGTATGTCGAACATGAG TTCGAATTACCGCTAATGCAGCAGAAGCATCTGAAGGACGCAGAAATTATAGAAACAGAAATGCTTAACAACTTTTGGCGTGTCGATGACATATTTACATTCGAGAATATCGGCTTTTCTAATACTGTGGATAATCGTAAATTTTTGATATGTGCAGACTGTGAGATGGGCCCAGTGGGTTATCATGAAATcgccaataaaaaatgttatgttGCACTAAAACGAGTTAGACACGGCAGTGAACCGGACGCAGTAATGGAACCAGAAGCCGACAAAGAAGAGGATGACGTgtaa